A stretch of the Proteus sp. ZN5 genome encodes the following:
- a CDS encoding DUF4123 domain-containing protein produces the protein MNNTLQSPSKEITDQWIKQLKLISEKTHLDYLDIVIDQAGLENPIVPALIKMDNDIRWFSLFTNMPEEGFLEQAPLLIRIEWNKSTHLILLEELFELLYSEPRLLITSSPLPFNMLSTFLLSLAEIEWGFKSCLLRFYDTRVFPTLVKDILTPEQKKRFTDITFIWGWLDRDNDMSWLLGSYHPEIEDKSFPTMQFNDEQINKIGCISDAEELRAYSEFNNTSITQEENFNHLYALAIQANNSDHLGTIEEYVRKYYSNN, from the coding sequence GTGAATAATACATTACAATCCCCATCAAAAGAAATAACGGATCAATGGATAAAACAATTAAAATTGATCTCAGAAAAAACACATCTAGATTATCTCGATATTGTTATTGACCAAGCTGGGTTAGAAAATCCCATCGTTCCAGCTTTAATCAAGATGGATAATGATATTAGATGGTTTTCTCTTTTCACTAATATGCCGGAAGAAGGTTTTTTAGAACAAGCTCCTCTACTTATTCGTATTGAGTGGAATAAAAGTACACATTTAATCTTATTAGAAGAGCTATTTGAATTACTTTATTCAGAGCCTCGATTATTAATAACATCATCCCCTCTTCCATTTAATATGTTATCTACATTTCTACTTTCTCTTGCAGAAATTGAATGGGGCTTTAAATCTTGCTTACTTCGCTTTTATGATACACGGGTATTTCCGACACTAGTAAAAGATATTCTCACACCTGAGCAAAAAAAAAGATTCACTGATATTACTTTTATTTGGGGCTGGCTAGATAGAGACAATGATATGAGTTGGTTATTAGGGAGTTATCATCCAGAGATTGAAGATAAGTCTTTTCCAACAATGCAATTTAACGATGAACAAATTAATAAAATTGGCTGTATAAGTGATGCAGAGGAATTAAGAGCATATTCTGAATTTAATAACACATCGATAACTCAAGAAGAAAATTTCAACCATCTATATGCTCTTGCTATTCAAGCCAATAATAGTGACCATTTGGGTACAATAGAAGAATATGTTCGCAAATACTATTCTAATAATTAA